A genomic window from Triticum urartu cultivar G1812 chromosome 7, Tu2.1, whole genome shotgun sequence includes:
- the LOC125521184 gene encoding glycine--tRNA ligase, chloroplastic/mitochondrial 2: protein MAAATGMATTVAMAPLLSPAAASSHSRIPSALATPAPPPTRRARPRPRRLLVSAPAAHSGSDGAPPSTLSSTASSPSGNGNKGAGALTFQQAIQRLQEYWASVGCAVMQCSNTEVGAGTMNPLTFLRVLGPEPWNVAYVEPSVRPDDSRYGDNPNRLQRHTQFQVILKPDPGNSQDLFLHSLSALGINVREHDIRFVEDNWESPVLGAWGLGWEVWMDGMEITQFTYFQQSGSLPLLPVSVEITYGLERILMSLQGVDHFKKIQYTEGITYGELFLENEKEMSAYYLEHANVDHMQKHFDDFEEEARSLLSLGLPIPAHDQVLKASHAFNILDSRGFVGVTERARYFGRMRSLARQCSQLWLKTREEIGYPLGTYQEANLVYPHVSEKLSRKEVLGQAQAFVLEIGTEELPPHDVVEATEQLEKYLVQILGKRRLSHGKVHSYGTPRRLAVVVENLSLKQMEEEVELRGPPVTKAFDQEGKPTKAAEGFCRKNNVPLDSLYRKVDGKTEYIYACVKEPARYADEVLSEDLPTIISGISFPKSMRWNSNIVFSRPVRWIMALHGDLVVPFSFAGISSGSQSCGLRNSSLANFKVETAESYLHTVEKAGIVIDMQERKAKILSDSSILAKGVDGDFIAPDSLLQEVVNLVEAPVPILGRYDDSFLELPKDVLTTVMQKHQRYFPVTSKSTGDLLPYFITVANGSISEEVVRKGNEAVLRARYEDAKFFYKMDTQKNLSEFRGQLKSILFHEKLGTMLDKMARVENVVAELTRVLGINEGMIPVVKDAAALAMSDLSTSIVTEFTSLAGIMARHYALRDGLPEEIAEALFEITLPRFSGDVLPKTEVGIVLAVADRLDSLVGLFGAGCQPSSSNDPFGLRRISYGLVQILVENKKNFDLTKALTLVAQVQPIRIDNDVINEVVQFVTRRLEQLLVDEGINYEIVRSVLMERANCPYLASQTAAEMEAFSRTEDFPKIVEAYSRPVRIIRGKQIESAWEVDTSVFEKDEEKALWSAYLEAVDKIHPGVDVKTFVEASLLLIQPLEDFFNNVFVMAEDEKIRNNRLALLQKVASLTKGIADLSALPGF from the exons CCTCCGCCCTCGCCACCCCCGCTCCTCCGCCCACCCGCCGCGCACGCCCGCGCCCACGCCGTCTCCTCGTGTCTGCTCCGGCGGCCCACTCGGGCTCCGACGGGGCGCCGCCGTCCACGctctcctccaccgcctcctccccctccgGCAACGGAAACAAGGGGGCCGGCGCGCTCACCTTCCAGCAGGCCATCCAGCGGCTCCAGGAGTACTGGGCCTCCGTCGGATGCGCCGTCATGCAGTGCAGCAACACCGAG GTCGGCGCCGGGACGATGAACCCCCTCACGTTCCTCCGGGTGCTGGGCCCCGAGCCGTGGAACGTCGC ctatgtGGAGCCGAGCGTGAGGCCCGACGACAGCCGCTACGGGGACAACCCCAACAGGCTCCAGCGCCACACCCAGTTCCAG GTGATTCTCAAGCCTGACCCAGGGAACTCGCAGGATCTCTTCCTGCACAGCCTTTCAGCGTTAG GCATCAATGTTCGTGAACACGACATCCGTTTCGTCGAGGACAACTGGGAGAGCCCT GTTCTTGGAGCCTGGGGGCTGGGCTGGGAGGTTTGGATGGACGGCATGGAAATCACGCAGTTCACATATTTTCAGCAG TCTGGAAGCCTCCCCTTGCTGCCAGTTTCTGTCGAAATAACATATGGACTTGAACGTATCCTCATGTCACTTCAG GGAGTAGATCATTTCAAAAAGATTCAGTACACCGAAGGAATTACATATGGGGAACTATTCCTTGAGAATGA GAAAGAGATGAGTGCATACTATTTAGAGCATGCAAATGTTGATCACATGCAAAAGCACTTTGATGATTTTGAGGAAGAGGCTCGATCTCTGTTATCACTTGGGCTGCCAATTCCCGC GCATGACCAGGTTCTGAAGGCCTCTCATGCTTTTAATATTCTAGATTCTAGAGGCTTTGTTGGTGTAACTGAGCGTGCAAGGTATTTTGGTCGCATGCGGAG TCTTGCTCGTCAATGTTCTCAGCTTTGGTTGAAAACACGAGAGGAAATTGGTTATCCACTGGGCACTTACCAAGAGGCTAATCTTGTATACCCCCATGTCTCTGAAAAGCTCAGCAGAAAG GAAGTGCTGGGGCAGGCACAGGCGTTTGTTCTTGAAATAGGAACAGAAGAGTTGCCGCCCCATGATGTGGTAGAAGCAACTGAACAA CTTGAGAAATATCTAGTTCAAATACTAGGGAAGCGTAGACTGAGCCATGGGAAGGTGCACTCATATGGGACACCACGGAGATTAGCG GTTGTTGTTGAAAATCTAAGTCTGAAGCAAATGGAGGAAGAGGTTGAGTTACGCGGTCCGCCAGTTACAAAGGCATTTGACCAAGAGGGAAAACCCACTAAG GCTGCTGAGGGGTTTTGTCGGAAAAATAATGTTCCCTTAGATTCCTTATACAGAAAAGTTGACG GTAAAACAGAGTATATATATGCCTGTGTCAAAGAGCCTGCACGATACGCTGATGAG GTCCTATCTGAAGATTTACCTACTATTATATCTGGTATTTCATTCCCCAAGTCAATGCGCTGGAACTCAAAT ATTGTGTTTAGTCGCCCTGTACGCTGGATCATGGCACTTCATGGAGATCTTGTGGTGCCATTTTCTTTTGCTGGCATCTCAAG CGGGAGCCAGTCATGTGGCCTTCGTAACTCCTCTTTGGCGAATTTTAAG GTGGAAACCGCAGAATCATATTTGCACACGGTGGAAAAAGCTGGCATCGTGATTGATATGCAG GAGCGCAAAGCAAAAATCTTAAGTGACTCTAGTATACTGGCTAAAGGAGTTGATGGGGATTTCATTGCACCTGATAGCTTGCTGCAGGAG GTTGTCAATCTTGTCGAGGCGCCTGTGCCCATTCTTGGTCGATATGATGATTCCTTCCTAGAACTTCCGAAAGATGTATTAACAACG GTTATGCAGAAACACCAGAGGTATTTTCCTGTAACCTCCAAGTCTACAGGCGATCTGCTACCATATTTTATTACC GTTGCTAATGGTTCTATTAGTGAAGAAGTGGTCCGTAAAGGCAATGAAGCTGTACTCAG GGCAAGGTATGAGGATGCTAAGTTCTTTTACAAGATGGATACACAAAAGAATTTGTCTGAATTCCGAGGCCAGCTGAAGAGCATTCTCTTTCAT GAAAAACTTGGTACAATGCTCGACAAAATGGCGCGTGTTGAAAATGTTGTTGCAGAGTTGACCCGTGTTCTCGGGATAAATGAAGGGATGATCCCAGTTGTCAAAGATGCAGCTGCATTGGCTATGTCAGATCTTTCCACTTCAATTGTTACGGAATTTACTTCACTTGCTGGAATTATGGCACGCCATTATGCTTTAAGGGATGGTCTTCCAGAAGAG ATTGCAGAAGCACTGTTTGAGATAACACTTCCAAGGTTCTCTGGCGATGTTTTACCAAAAACAGAAGTTGGCATAGTCCTTGCGGTTGCTGATAG ATTGGACAGCCTAGTGGGTCTGTTTGGAGCTGGATGTCAGCCAAGTTCTTCGAACGATCCATTTGGACTGAGAAGGATCTCTTATGGATTG GTTCAAATATTGGTTGAGAATAAGAAGAACTTTGACCTCACAAAGGCCTTGACCTTGGTGGCACAGGTGCAGCCTATAAGAATAGACAATGACGTTATAAATGAG GTAGTGCAATTTGTAACACGGAGACTGGAACAACTTTTG GTGGATGAGGGAATTAACTATGAAATAGTTCGGTCGGTGCTTATGGAGCGTGCGAACTGCCCTTATCTGGCATCACAAACGGCAGCTGAA ATGGAAGCATTTTCAAGAACTGAAGATTTCCCAAAAATTGTTGAGGCGTATTCCAGGCCAGTTCGAATTATACGTGGGAAGCAAATCGAGTCTGCTTGGGAG GTTGACACAAGCGTATTCGAGAAGGACGAAGAAAAAGCCTTGTGGAGCGCCTATTTGGAGGCTGTCGACAAGATCCATCCTG GTGTTGACGTCAAAACCTTCGTCGAGGCCTCCCTGCTTCTGATACAGCCTTTGGAAGATTTCTTCAACAATGTTTTTGTCATGGCG GAAGATGAGAAGATCCGCAACAACCGGCTGGCACTGCTACAAAAGGTTGCGAGTTTGACGAAGGGGATAGCCGACCTCTCGGCTTTACCAGGGTTTTAG